The genomic window GTAAAGGTGTGAGACAATAATTGTATCATTATAGAAATTAGACGGTTAAATCCATactagatacaaaaaaaacaatattttgtgttCTACATTCTGTTAAAGAAATAACTCATTGCACTGAAACAGTCTCGACTTCAATAACATGCCTATGCCTTTTCCTTTTATGTATACCGTCAAACTCATTATGTATCTCTTCCAACGTTCTTCCTTTAGTCTCAGGTACAAAAAAGTATACAAAAATGGTTCCAATCAGGCTAGTAACAGCAAAATGCCATAACGTCCATCCCGGACTAACCAAGTGTATTAAATTTTGGTATAACTTCGTAACTCCGAAGGCAAAAAACCAGTGAAATCCAGCGGTAAGAGCTGTCGCTCGTCGCCTTACGTTAGGTGCAAAAATCTCACGTAACATCAACCAAGGTATTGGCCCTGCACCTACCGCATATACGGATACAAATATGCATAATGTGGACAAAGGTACCCACGTATTATGAGCTGATAGGTTCGaggcttttaaattatagaacaTCGCTAACGTGCCCAAACTAAGTGCCATTAGTGTAAAAGATATTAGTAATAGCACGCGTCTTCTAAACTTCTTTAAGAACATAGTTGAGAAGTACATAGATGTAACAAAGCATAAACCAAGAATAATAGTTGCACTTGGTAAATTTAACGATATAGCGAAGTTCTTAAAGATCTTCTCGGCGTAGAAGAGAATTGGATAGATACCGCTCATCTGCTGAAAGATCATCAACCCAAAAGAGACGATCAATGGCTTAATAGTAGTTCTAGAAGTGAAAAGCTGCCTAAATGTGACTTTATTTCTTCCGTAATTCCTGACGTATTCctttaattcttttatttccGAATCCACGTCGTTGTCTATACCTCTGAAGTATTGTAACGCCGCTTTTGCTTCGGGGAATTTCCCTTGAGACATCAGGTAAGCTGGTGATTCCGGAAGAAATATGAATCCAATGAAGAAGGATATGGGTATACTAGCGCATAGTACCGACAGCCACGAAGCGCTCTGGACCAATCCTGCAATTATACAAACAATTAAAGTTAACATAATTATGATGATGATAGTTTTATTACTGAAACTTAAATCTCAATTTTGAGGACGTGAATCCTTTGTTACAGTAAAGCTAGTCGAGCTCAGAtggtaataaaacaatatgtataatttacattttgtaGTACAGAACGAATcgagtattttaaatacaatgtaTAAATCTTACCAATAATATAGCCAAAAAGTACCCCAGCAGCAAATTGCACGTGGTAGAAATTGGCCAATGCAGGTAAAATATTCGTCTCGGCTATGTCTTCAATATACGGTGGTATCGCCACGCTGAAAGCTCCTACGGCCACGCCACTAACGAAACGGCCCACGTACAAGCCGTAGACGTTAGGACTGAAAGAAATacccttaatatttatattatattacgaaAATATACTCGCTTCAACTGTTTTTGTACTGCACGACTGTACCTGACGACGCTTTCAGGATTTTTAGAACTATTAGAAAGCAAATATTTAAAGGAAACATGTTAGttatacattatgtttttGACCTAATTATCATACTGCAAAATGATTTAAGTGCATCGGCATTAAATTCTTTGGACTTGTCAatgttcaataaataataggaATTAGTTAAGTTACCAGAAATACCAGACCAAATATCTAAAAAGGGTTTTAACttatttgattgaaattttCGTTAACACTAGTGAATCTTAATTCTATATTATCCTTGGGTATAGAGTATACCTTGAAGCGACTAAGATCCATGAGACCACCAAAGGCAGCGCAAGATAAAGTAATGTTTTCTTTCGTCCAAAATATTCTGAGATGAGACCAGAAGGAACAGCCCCGAATAACGCTCCCAAACACAGCAGAGACGCCACCCATGATGCTTCTGTTTCCGTGagctataataattatagctttaatttttattaaatttgtgtgttatttgtaaaattacttatacgtactgggtggcgcaaaagtactggcactaaagaattttttttttttttatatgacattttcTGTCGGTGCCGGACGGTGGGGAAATCGTCGACGAAATTCACGTTGTGTTGTCACTGATGAATTATTCCGTAAGAACATTGACACGATTATTCCACGTTCTTGGGGAGTACAACGGtccatgtttattttcagtgtattttacatttgtttaccacaattttcaacaacagaatgacaggaaatgtcatataaaaaaaataaacaaattttctttagtgtcagtacttttgcgccacccagtattattcattgttgttgtttgtttgtatTCTTCTATCtcgtttttttttgtgttggGTAACTGTTAATGGTCGGTGCAATCAGATTaattataggtatataaatgtttctgtgtattttttttaagttgtaacacaaataaagattctataACCATAATCACCTGCACACATAAGATGGTGCACCCTTCCATTTGGGACTAAAAAGCGTAGTCACATTACAGTGGATAAGATAacatcaaattataaattccaATAATATACGTTTAACCTTTTAAGTACAAATTACTTGTTGTACCTAGGTCTTACGTAACTTattatatgataataaatacGTGTATTCTACAAATGGTAGACTATGTGTGTGTTTGTCATGCACTCACACATAGTGAGTGCATGTGTGTAAATGTGAAATCTGTCACTCAAGTTTTGCAGCCATTGGTATAATTTTTGCTTCTTGCTTATCTTGCTTATGTTGATGCTTGCTAATAcaggtaaatatttattagaacGTTAGAAAACGAAATTGTgctattaatattgatttgagATGATTTAATTCGTGTACATTAttgcctatatgaataaatgacttATAGGcacttataacttttaatagGCTATCTACTTTTgcaatgtatatattaataaaaatacagtgatacgaaattcaaaaaattgtgtttagTGTCCCATTGGGAGCTATGTAAAcatctttaaaattatcattcTGATTCAGTTTATTTGCTATGATGcttatttaaactaatttttaatgaacttGAGGTCGTGTTAGAGATAAATGGGTCAAtgagtaatacaaaaatatacacatgacaacataaataattcataatacCTATATTAACGACAATATGAATGTTCTAGTTGTTACGACAGATTAACCCAACTCACCATAATTTTGGTGTGTGTTCCATTGTTTGATGTAAAAACATCTGACGATCGGGCTGGCTGCGTCTGAAAATtcataaagaataattatttgtcgttatttttattaaattgtaatgatGATATAACCTTTTACATCTTAAAAAGAATTtctaaacataattatactGGAGATCCGGGAAAATTAAGGGTGCACTAATAGTTTTTTGTACGTGCGCAATAAAGACTTGATacagtgaaaaaaaaaacatggtgataaaatgtttttcaagCCAAAAAATTTTACAAGGACTACCAACCTACCAACACTACcttataattaaagttttttgcAGAAATCTAAAGCAAGACCTGTATGAAGTGACAAAGATTGTAGCGTCATTGAAAAACTTATATAGTGTAAACTAACTTTGTGTTATTAAGTTTTAGCCGATCAATCACGGGTGTTTTCAAGAGAATCATCAAGATGAACTTAGGGATTCCGTTAATCCTTATTGCATAGTTTCATTAAGACCGTGACATACATTTCAAACTCCTCAAACTCGCCCCGAGATCTTAGGATTAGACCCAAAACTTGCTAACTTTAAATTGTTCAGTGCATTTCAATTTTGACGCAGTTTACACAAGATGGATATTCTATTTGTCAAatgtatttcataatttttgaagttatacttctttaggcgcgttatagaccacaagcccatgaacaaaaaatacctgtgaaatgacccaacgtgaattacgcttagaaggctgttactatatctgaaaatagctctgagcactatgccgtcatttctgagcggtacatgtgagtacgtgagtgaatggactttctcaggtacaattggggaatttcgactaattattaatgcacggctttgttataagtgtatagatgattaaaaataaatgccgaaaaacctagtgccgtactaaagtgatggtgccggaagtcggtgcaaatttttaattcgacgacagttgcagaagcaatataggtcatttattactgtacggcatttgtgtgattccttttggacacatatacagatactttacccgtaaacgccgtacatatttccagcggagcggtcgaaatccaagggtcgcaacatatgtctgattagcatataggtgatgatgatatagaacaacataaaattaaatgatcttgagagtacttcacaaatagataacgttttccagcatgccgtacatttttcgtggaacacataggtgtatggTGTAAATTACTTCACTCTGAAAAGAGTAattttccggtgacttttatctgtacggcagtaacacaggttattagtactttagacaattttcaaaaaaagataagtgccgtacactttcgatagCCCGCTAGTCTATGAAATGGCAGATTATAGcaccgcctaccaatacaaggcgtcccaaagttatgggacatgaagggaaagtaccttaaatatcgtagatagggtattttactaaaagaagactttatgttatttttaaaagttattaattctgcattcaaagatttttcaaaaattacttgcctcgtctgggaatcgaaccgacttaaatgtaaaaaaaaaacacccctacttttatgatgccaatcgaaagaatggccaaaaactaataactattattatatttttatttttggtaaaaaatatttttcctttacctctctctgctggtatgataaggctgtaaatatactttacagccttatggtagtatactcagataCGTACACTttaatgaccttaagggacacctcaaacgtcgtcgaagtttttatcagtTGTAAAGAATTATCTgtagtaaaatgtacggcatctagttttttttgtttatttttatttgttacatataaaataacaataatctttgaaaatattactcctcatattactctaggaatatttgaaaaatcatcaaaatttcggaaatttcatatatttttttatcataatatttttatttgttactatttataatgaacggctataaggtacaacggtaatatttagtaacattatttaaaaaaacaagttgccgtacattattctctgatcttacagcagtaaTAACTCggtaaatcctgaaatttcgataaatatttatttacacaaatattaactatgaTTTTTGGatggcataattataaaacattattgtccgtgttaaataatattttgaacatgttgccgtacattttacaatgaccttagggtatatgggtgtaggggtagggttccgacacttggctttcgaccgctccgctggaaatatgtacggcgtttacgggtaaagtatctgtatatgtgtccaaaaggaatcacacaaatgccgtacagtaaaaaatgacctatattgcttctgcaactgtcgtcgaattaaaaatttgcaccgacttccggcaccatcactttagtacggcactaggtttttcgtcatttatttttaatcatctatacacttataacaaagccgtacattaataattagtcgaaattccccaattgtacctgagaaagtccattcactcacgtactcacatgtaccgctcagaaatgacggtatagtgctcagagctattttcagatatagtaacagccttctaagcgtaattcacgttgggtcatttcacaggtattttttgttcatgggcttgtggtctattatgaaaaattgatgagagtgaaattttacgatgcgcgcaccgtgacacaaaattaacagaatgaagttgcccacggaagatgctacggcattggacataatttaaaaacaacattcgaataataatataatttatgttacacttaatgtaagaaaataataataaatatttatttattaaatttttcaaatgtatactgaactttattgactatactgactccttttccagtctttgataattaaattgtatttaattatttgcatgcaatcaaaaactttttttaataatgccaaagaagtataacttcttacgagcgtacataagtatacgcatccttttttattgatttttctaagcttcgtaaatatttgaaccttttagtatatattatgcattttatatttatatcttcagATACCTTAAGATTACGTCATTAGCATTAAGCCTTCCTCTGCATGATCAGTATAAACGTCTCAAAactcttttaaataaactacagTCGgtgaatacatatttttaatctatacattttacaaatgatatttattaGACTTATACCAAACATTGTTACATCCGATATGACTTGTACAAAAATTGTCATACCAAAGGTGACTATTACACTAGAAAAGTAATCACTTTTTTAAGTCACGAAAGGCAGCtatcaaatttaattgaattgtcccgtattatttatgatgttattaatgaaaatgttttaatatttcatcgCTGACAGCCATATTAATACCCAGAAAGTTTATAAGGCGTGAAGGAATTAGGGGCTTTGGAACTTTCGCGTTTTCagtcaaattaaaattgtatagcaATTTTTAGTAATCACGCTGTTGGCGTCTACAACTCGGCATAAGCTCGACGTGTTTACTGTTTAGCTCGGTCAAGAGTGTATACTTTTAGTTCATATTTCTAtactatacatacatattgtgttcttttttattattattatgaaactttttcaattttctGAAGCTTCTAACgtatttttttgacataaatatttattttggatACTACAATGAATTTTGTAGCATTACTTTAAACTATTTTCTTGTTAAGTATACGACAGTTAAgaattaatctaatatataaaattctcgtgtcgcggtgtttgtagttaaactcctccgaaacggctcgaccgattctcatgaaattttgagtgcatattgggtatgtctgagaatcggacaacatctatttttcatccccctaaatgttaagggtagtccacccctaaattattatttcttaatttttagatattatttttatgatacagcattaaaaatacatacaacccctaattttcacccctctacaatcaacccctattcttttattataaatgatatacatggcaaaacgacgtttgcccggccagctagtataatatataatcacATAAATATAGGTTGTAAATTAGCTTTTTCTTGTACACTTCTTACCATCAATGTCTCTAAATTTCCATTTTTTACCTAACTAGAAATACaaggaaatattataataatatgtgcATTATCAAATTTACCTCATACTGTCCAGATATCATAAGAGGCAATGCTGACGAAGTCCAAGCGACGCACACGCCAGATGCGAAAGCCCCAAGATTTACTGTAATTcgtataaataatgaaataaagtaaagtaaagtaaagtaaaaatcatttaatcatatgggtaacataatttacacttatgactcgtcagtaaagaaatacatattaatgcttctaattttacatttactgccagttctcaaatcaagggcgtagaacggatgagaagaactggcaataaactctccgccactctttttaatccccattttttttacacaatgtttgtaaggagctgcaaccattacaccatgctccacatgacatattaagtaattaataataataacataaattaaaaaaaacaaagacttgtcctctatcagcaggaggcatggtgaaataggagcacgcacttacattctcgtgggaacaacacgcaaacacatagtcgaaataagcaacatcaccgcatacacgaattcaagtacgaccagtcaccacaagcagcacccgttcacgagcatgacgcatggccagccatcgccCCCCTcaccatattttagggagagagacaacccgacgcataaCGCAATAAGTGCAGCACCAAGACTTTTTAGGATCTTTTTGTATGTAAGCAACGGGTAGGTTTTATAAGATACTTAGAATTAGTCGCTGACCTAATTTATTAGATAACTAAGTCTGTATGAAGTCGAGATTCAAATTAAAAGACTCTATCCGGacatagagcagtgttggcctagtggcttcagcgtgcgactctcatacctgaggtcgtaggttcgatccccggctgtgcaccaatgtactttattttcatgtgcgcatttaacatttgctcgaacggtgaaggaaaacatcgtgaggaaaccgacatgtcttagacccaaaaagtcgacggcgtgtgtcaggcactgaaggttgatacttgccttttagatttaaaaattgtcatggaacagattcagaaatcggaggccaagacctaaagaggttgtagcgccattgatttattttattatttatccgAACATAATtaccaatatatatatttgcatTGAGGTTGCCAAACAAGAATAcgtgagcgtttcttaagacCGTTTTagccacgcaccaccactatgtggaaccagctgcccaccgaagtatttccaaaccaatacGACatacttcaagaaaagaatCAATTTATAACTCACTTCGAGCCTTccggcaatgtgagtgtccatgggcggtatcacttaacatcaggtgagcctcctgcccatgtGCTTCCTACATACATCAGTAAAAAACGCAATAATATTTGCAAGTATATATATCTATGAAATATCATACAGTGCATACACGCCCCCTTCGAACATTTTAAGATAAAGATTTTTGAcgtaaattttacaaattctTAGCCAAATTCTAAATTTTTCCCTATATCTTACCGATTCCAGTAGCAATATACTGGGTAGTGATCCCTGAAGTATCTCTTTTGATATCAGGAACGGTCTCCAACCGAGTGAGTATTTTAGAGTGGCCATTTTTATCTTCTATATGAGACCCGCCTGCTTCTAGATCGTTCGGGCGTTCTTCCACTGAAATTAGCAACATTTTCAATcaattttatagtaatttcgtaaacatatacatatttaagggTCATTACCGTACTATAAtacgtttattaaataaatgtacaatAATAATGAGTTAAAAAGATTGGAAGCgtgcattataatatattttggaaataaatatagcctatgCTACCCAGAAAGAATATTTGAAATCGGTCCTTTGATTTTTTGCTATCGGtacaaacatataaaaaaaaacaaatattttgtataggaCATTTAAAAGCTCCTTTTTCTGTAACCGTCATCGTATTTTATCaactatattaaattttcgaCCGTTAGGAACAGTTTCTAATATGATACATTCTACACAATAGCTTTTTCGTTTGGAATactagaaataatttaaaatacacatatatatatttatatataatatcaagATCTTTGATTGAaagaatgaaaaaatatttctatataattattatgttaaactGTTTgtaaaaacacatttaaataaatactttcgAAACAAAACAAGTGCTATTTCCTCAAATAAACCCGCGAGCGGCGGCTccaacaattaatatattacatgGTAATTCATGTAAACCtatatacttattaattatcacATTTCAATAACTGATTCTTATAGGTACCTAAAGAAATGTGTTTACATCAAACCATTATATACTTAACCTGTGACCTACCTTAATCAATGtacttatattttcatttaattgataaatattaattccagtgcatatattttttaatgacgCAAGGTTGAACTTGTTAAAACAACtgattatcttaatatatataaatcacgtgtcacgttgtttgtccgcgctggactcctaaactacttaaccgattttaaattaaatttgcacacggtgtgcagtgatccaacttaaaagataggatagcttacatcttaatttatagccgcaataatattttattgcaaattatttgtttataatttgacagtcacaattctaacagaatatggcgctgtgttgaaagtaccaacgtttcacataagctacaatttaatggcataaccaccaaaaaagcatggtggacaGGTGTtctactactatgtaatattacaaaaacctTAGACACAGCAAcacttggccgagtctgctagttttatatataacatatcgATATCAACAGtgaagttaaaattttaacttattaaacaacctacaatatatatatatgacgtCGTAAACTAAGTTATTTAagtaatcattttaatatcagtataattttacaattagttTTGCTGTCAATGTCAAGTCTGGGAAGAAGCCCACGTGACAGTTCTGAAGTTGAGGTCATATCACATGTGATTAGGGAAAAGACATACCATCATGTTAAGGAACATATAGAATACGTaacattaataacttttaataaagaCAGGCTAtttgttatgttaaaaaaaagttcaaaataaaattcttcatAAATAGGGCAACCTTTCTTAAACAACATGAAGCTTAAAAACAgtattaatcttaaaataaataatttctctATAAAGAATGCGAAAAGCTTTTGAGTCTTGTCCTTATAAAAACATGTGcagtcattatttatttaagtctaCCTAACAGATTTCTAATGTTAATTTACCCACCATTAAAACCCAGAGTTCAATTTATTCTTAGTACGAAACGTTTTCTAAGGAGCTTACATTATTTTGGGTttggttataaaaaaaatcccgtCCCTCCATCAAACATTCAATATAACGTTACGTAGAATCGTAAAGCGTTTACGATCCACGCGATGCTTTTCGAAATTGTTCTTAGAATATCCATGTTGGacatattaaagaaattgaaaaGCTATTGAACGTTATTGCTTTAGGAATCAGTGTATATTTAGAAATGCTAAGTTCCTAGTTAAAATGACGGTGACTTTTGCGTTTTTTTCTGACATCCATATTACACTAATTACTGTATTGGGAGTATTTCTTTGaacagtataaataataacatcacAATTGTCTTTAAGCTCGATCATCACACcactttaatataacaaaccaCACTTCAAGAGATCCTAGTAATCAGTATTCTCAAAACGCACCAAagtttgaatatatataagaagaaaattaattagttttcgATAGCAATGAACTCACGATTCAAGGAGAAATAGTCAAGAGCAGATTTTCTTAACGTCAATATTAAAATCCAAATAACTCGTTTATTTCTGTAAAACGtactttaaactttttaaattgaagaCATATTAATTACAGGAAAACGCCGTATCAGTAGCCTGATTTTTGAGAAACCTTTATAATTCGAATTATGATCAAGTTCCTTTCAATATTACTCCCACATTTCTCGTCTGTAAACAGTAATTCTatccataaaattatttttgtttgttatgaaCTTGATCCGAGATTCTGACGtgaaattcataataataatatatgacaaaatatactagcaataaatgtttaacaatttttaagcgctaattattattttgtatctcacacactgttttgtttttttaatatttttattactctttaatgttaatattctacggtttcgatat from Pieris napi chromosome 12, ilPieNapi1.2, whole genome shotgun sequence includes these protein-coding regions:
- the LOC125054533 gene encoding facilitated trehalose transporter Tret1-like, whose protein sequence is MEERPNDLEAGGSHIEDKNGHSKILTRLETVPDIKRDTSGITTQYIATGIVNLGAFASGVCVAWTSSALPLMISGQYETQPARSSDVFTSNNGTHTKIMLTETEASWVASLLCLGALFGAVPSGLISEYFGRKKTLLYLALPLVVSWILVASSPNVYGLYVGRFVSGVAVGAFSVAIPPYIEDIAETNILPALANFYHVQFAAGVLFGYIIGLVQSASWLSVLCASIPISFFIGFIFLPESPAYLMSQGKFPEAKAALQYFRGIDNDVDSEIKELKEYVRNYGRNKVTFRQLFTSRTTIKPLIVSFGLMIFQQMSGIYPILFYAEKIFKNFAISLNLPSATIILGLCFVTSMYFSTMFLKKFRRRVLLLISFTLMALSLGTLAMFYNLKASNLSAHNTWVPLSTLCIFVSVYAVGAGPIPWLMLREIFAPNVRRRATALTAGFHWFFAFGVTKLYQNLIHLVSPGWTLWHFAVTSLIGTIFVYFFVPETKGRTLEEIHNEFDGIHKRKRHRHVIEVETVSVQ